The sequence GACACCTGGCGCTTTTTGGTGCTGGTCGTACGGTCCCTCTTCTGGTAGGATTCCCATTCCCGGAGACGCGAGAGAGAGGTAGCGATCTGTCTGGACGGAAACTCATACTCGTCACCAACGACGACGGTGTCGGCGCCGACGGGATCGTCGCCCTGGCCGAAGCCCTCGCCGGCATCGGCGAGACCGTCATCGTCGCCCCGGCGCTCGAGCAGAGCGCGACGAGCCACGCGATCACGCTCGACAAGCCGTTGCGCATGGAGGAGATCGCGCCGGGAAGGTACGCGGTGAGCGGAACGCCCACGGACAGCGTCCTGCTCGCCGTCAAGAGTCTCCTGAAGGGGAAACCGGACCTCCTCGTATCGGGGATCAACCGGGGGCCGAACATGGGGGAGGACGTCAACTACTCGGGGACCGTGGCCGCGGCGATCGAGGGGCACATGCTCGGGATCCCGTCGATCGCCATCTCGCTCGCTTCGTGGGAACCCGCCCCGCTCGGCCCGGCTGCCGAGGCCGCCCGGTACCTCGCCGTCCGCATGCTCGAGGAGAGCGGAACCCTTCCCGGGCTGTGGAACGTGAACGTCCCGGCGATTCCCGCCGAGGAGATCGCGGGCTACCGCGTCACGAAACTCGGCTCCCGGGTCTACGACGACATGATCGTTCCGAAAAAGGACCCGCGCGGCAGGGACTACTTCTGGATCGGGGGAGGACACCCGGGCTGGAGCAGCGAGGCGAAGGACGACATCACGGCCGTCCGCGACGGCTGCATCTCGGTCACGCCCCTGCGGATCGACCTGACCGACTTCAAGGAGATCTTCAACCTGGAGAGACGGAAGCTGGCATGGGGAACGCCCTAGACTACCGCATCGCCCGTCGTCGCATGGTGACCGAGCAGCTCCTCGCGCGCGGCATCGCGTCGAAGCCCGTCCTCGACGCCTTCATGCGCGTGCCGCGGCATCTCTTCGTCGATCCCGCGCTCGGCGCGCGTGCATACGACGACTGCTCCTTCCCGATCGGGTTCCAACAGACGATCTCGCAGCCCTACACGATCGCCTTCATGGTCCAGACCCTGGATCCGGACCGGACGCACAAGGTGCTCGAGATCGGGACCGGGTCGGGTTACCAGACGGCGATCCTCTCCCTGCTCGCGAGGGACGTCTTCTCGATCGAGCGTGTCAAACGGCTCTCGGAGAAGGCCGAGACGGCACTCAAGGAAATCGAGACCGGCCGCATCAGGCTGAAAACGGGGGACGGCTGGCACGGTTGGGATTACTACGCGCCCTTCGACCGGATCATCGTCTCGGCGGCCGTCAAGGGCCGCCCGGATCTCCTGCTCGGACAACTCGCCGAGGGGGGACTCCTCATCGCGCCGATCGCCGACCAGTCCGAACAGATCGTCCTCTACCGTCGCCGCGACGGGGCCATCGACGAGCAACGACTGCAGGAATGCGCATTCGTTCCGCTGAAGAAGGGAATCTGCTGACCATGCCGCTGCTTCTCGCACTGAACGCCGCGTCTGCGCGGATCATGACGGTCCTGATCGCCATGTTGCCCATCTTCGAGCTCCGCGGGGCGATCCCGATCGCGATCGCCTCCTACGGCCTTGGATGGCGCGAAGCGTATCTCTTCGCCGTCATCGGGAATTTCCTTCCCGTGATCCCGATCCTCCTTCTCCTCGAGCCGGTATCCACGCGGCTGCGCAGATGGCCCTCGTGGGATCGCTTCTTCACCTGGCTCTTCGAGCGCGCTCGTCGACGGGGAAGGATGATCGAGCGTTTCGAGATACTCGGCCTCGTCCTCTTCGTCGGCATTCCGCTCCCCGTGACGGGGGCGTGGACG comes from Candidatus Krumholzibacteriota bacterium and encodes:
- the surE gene encoding 5'/3'-nucleotidase SurE, which produces MLVTNDDGVGADGIVALAEALAGIGETVIVAPALEQSATSHAITLDKPLRMEEIAPGRYAVSGTPTDSVLLAVKSLLKGKPDLLVSGINRGPNMGEDVNYSGTVAAAIEGHMLGIPSIAISLASWEPAPLGPAAEAARYLAVRMLEESGTLPGLWNVNVPAIPAEEIAGYRVTKLGSRVYDDMIVPKKDPRGRDYFWIGGGHPGWSSEAKDDITAVRDGCISVTPLRIDLTDFKEIFNLERRKLAWGTP
- a CDS encoding small multi-drug export protein, whose product is MPLLLALNAASARIMTVLIAMLPIFELRGAIPIAIASYGLGWREAYLFAVIGNFLPVIPILLLLEPVSTRLRRWPSWDRFFTWLFERARRRGRMIERFEILGLVLFVGIPLPVTGAWTGCAAAYLFRLPLRKSIPAVFAGILVAGIVVTLASLGVISFWGLSRVR
- a CDS encoding protein-L-isoaspartate(D-aspartate) O-methyltransferase; translated protein: MVTEQLLARGIASKPVLDAFMRVPRHLFVDPALGARAYDDCSFPIGFQQTISQPYTIAFMVQTLDPDRTHKVLEIGTGSGYQTAILSLLARDVFSIERVKRLSEKAETALKEIETGRIRLKTGDGWHGWDYYAPFDRIIVSAAVKGRPDLLLGQLAEGGLLIAPIADQSEQIVLYRRRDGAIDEQRLQECAFVPLKKGIC